The following coding sequences lie in one Epinephelus moara isolate mb chromosome 17, YSFRI_EMoa_1.0, whole genome shotgun sequence genomic window:
- the LOC126404507 gene encoding vang-like protein 2, with product MDNESTYSGYSYKSSHSRSSRKHRERRDRHRSKSRDSSIRGDKSVTIQAPGESLLDAESTRGDDRDDNWGETTTVVTGTSVDSISNEDLTRVSKDIEDSSPLECRRYFGPALGAVLGLFALVTPLAFLALPQLLWRDTLEPCGTPCEGLYISLAFKLLILLISTWALFLRPPRATLPRFFIFRCLLLALVFLFVASYWLFYGVRVLEPRETDYRGIVGYAASLVDALLFIQYLALVLLEVRHLQPAFCLKVVRTTDGASSFYNVGHLSIQRAAVWVLDQYYSDFPVYNPALLNLPKSILSKKMSAFKVYNLGEENSTNNSTGQSRTMIAAAARRRDNSHNEYYYEEAEMERRVRKRKARLVVAVEEAFTHIKRHQDEEVIPSSPKHPREVMDPREAAQAIFAPMARAMQKYLRATRQQSYHSMESIINHLQFCITHNMTPKAFLERYLGPGPTLQYLDTSRGRQWTLVSEEPVTAALRQGQVFSLRRLDFSLVVTVTPLPFLRLGEEFIDPKRHKFVMKLQSETSV from the exons ATGGACAACGAGTCGACGTACTCGGGCTACTCCTACAAGTCGTCCCACTCACGAAGCTCCCGCAAACACAG gGAGAGGAGGGACAGGCATCGCTCGAAGAGTCGGGACAGCAGCATCCGTGGAGACAAATCAGTGACCATCCAGGCTCCGGGAGAGTCGCTGCTGGATGCTGAGTCCACCAGAGGAGACGACAGG GATGACAACTGGGGCGAGACGACGACTGTGGTCACTGGCACCTCCGTGGACAGCATCTCCAACGAGGACCTCACACGGGTCTCTAAGGACATTGAGGATTCTTCGCCGCTGGAGTGCCGGCGTTACTTCGGCCCAGCGTTGGGCGCCGTCCTGGGGCTCTTTGCTCTGGTCACTCCACTGGCCTTCCTGGCGCTCCCACAGCTCCTTTGGCGGGACACACTGGAACCTTGCGGCACACCATGTGAGGGCCTTTACATTTCTCTGGCCTTCAAGCTCCTGATCCTCCTCATCTCCACCTGGGCGCTTTTCCTCCGCCCACCCAGAGCCACTCTGCCACGCTTCTTCATCTTCCGTTGTCTGCTGCTGGCGTTGGTCTTCCTCTTCGTTGCGTCTTATTGGCTCTTCTACGGGGTTAGGGTCCTGGAGCCCAGAGAGACGGACTACAGGGGGATTGTGGGATATGCAGCATCTCTGGTGGACGCGCTGCTGTTCATTCAGTACCTGGCCCTGGTGCTGCTGGAGGTCAGACATCTGCAGCCTGCGTTCTGTCTCAAGGTTGTGAGGACCACAGACGGAGCCAGTAGCTTCTATAACGTAGGACATCTTAG TATTCAGCGAGCAGCAGTGTGGGTTCTAGATCAGTACTACAGTGACTTCCCAGTGTATAACCCCGCCCTGCTCAACCTGCCCAAGTCCATCCTCTCTAagaagatgtctgccttcaaGGTCTACAACCTGGGGGAAG AGAACAGCACCAATAACTCTACAGGTCAGTCCAGAACCATGATCGCAGCCGCTGCTCGGAGAAGAGACAACTCTCACAACGAATACTACTACGAGGAGGCAGAGATGGAGCGGAGGGTCCGCAAACGTAAGGCTAG ATTGGTGGTGGCAGTAGAAGAAGCCTTTACCCACATCAAGCGCCACCAGGATGAGGAGGTGATCCCCTCTTCACCTAAACACCCTCGGGAGGTGATGGACCCCAGGGAGGCGGCCCAGGCCATCTTTGCCCCCATGGCGAGGGCCATGCAGAAGTACCTCCGCGCCACCAGGCAGCAGTCCTACCACAGCATGGAGAGCATCATCAACCACCTGCAGTTCTGCATCACGCACAACATGACCCCCAAG gctttccttgAGCGTTACCTCGGCCCAGGTCCCACCCTCCAGTACCTGGATACCAGCAGGGGGCGCCAGTGGACACTAGTGAGTGAGGAGCCAGTGACTGCTGCTCTGCGTCAGGGCCAGGTCTTCTCACTCAGACGCCTGGACTTCTCCCTGGTCGTCACGGTGACGCCACTCCCCTTCCTGCGCTTGGGCGAGGAGTTCATCGACCCTAAAAGGCACAAATTTGTCATGAAGCTCCAGTCAGAGACGTCTGTGTAG